GCCAATAGCCGCATGGTCTTATTACGAATCTTCACTGGAATAAAGGAAGCAAAATTATCCCTAAATTTCTCACCATCAGCAATCAAATAGAACAAGATAATAGGTGCTGTCACTAAGGCAATAATCACCCGGGTAATCACACCGAAAACAGAACCAATACTGGACAAGGTTGTATTCATGAGCTCGCGCCAATTAAAGTTAAATTGATTTAGATTAAAATTATTTAAGTATTCTGCTAAAGTCTCCTGACTTCTCTCGAACCAGCGACCGAAAATAATATTTTCAATTTCTGTCTGATATTGGGTCCAAATATTTGACCAATTGCCGATTAAATGCTTGGCTTCATCAATTAAATTAGGAATGAATGAAATTAACCATAGAATGATTAAAACCAGTACCAGGAGCACAATGCCAGCTATCCAATAAGAATTCAAGCCCCTTTTCCTTAGAAAATTAATTAGGGGTGAAGACAAGTAGTAAAAGACCCCAGCAAAAATAATGGGTAAAATTATTGTTTGGATAAATTCAATAATTGGGGTAAAAACAAAAGCGATTTGGGTTAATAATAGGATAAATAAAGCGAATAAGATTAAAATGACTAATAGCGATACATAACGATTGTCTAGGACACGACTAACGATATCGGGCATTTTTAGCCAGGAAAAGCCTTGCTTATTTTGTTTTTTATCCTTATTTTTTATTTCTGTATTCTGCTTGTTTTGAGACATATAAACACCT
This genomic window from Aerococcus sp. Group 1 contains:
- a CDS encoding AI-2E family transporter; this translates as MSQNKQNTEIKNKDKKQNKQGFSWLKMPDIVSRVLDNRYVSLLVILILFALFILLLTQIAFVFTPIIEFIQTIILPIIFAGVFYYLSSPLINFLRKRGLNSYWIAGIVLLVLVLIILWLISFIPNLIDEAKHLIGNWSNIWTQYQTEIENIIFGRWFERSQETLAEYLNNFNLNQFNFNWRELMNTTLSSIGSVFGVITRVIIALVTAPIILFYLIADGEKFRDNFASFIPVKIRNKTMRLLADMNQQISAYVRGQIFVAIAVAVMFAIGYAIIGLNYGTILAVVAGALNVIPYVGSFFGILPSLIVGLVQDPLMVIKVLIVFAIEQTIESRIISPLILGSNLNIHPITIMLLLIAGGDLFGVVGIIIIIPVYAVLKVIFTYIFEWYREVSGLYEEDLIKEQELKEPLVDQGHK